CGGAAGAGTTGGTTCAGGAAAGTGTAGAAAAGGGATTATATTTATGATATCACTTGGTCTTTAGTAGCAACTTTCAGACTAAAAGTAAACCACCTGTTTTCACGGGTGGTTTTGACTTGCTTGATCTGTGGTATAATGGGAACAGATAGTTTGCACCCTATGAAAGGGAAAAGGTTAGATTGTATGATTAAGTTGATTGCAACAGATATGGATGGAACCTTATTAGATGAGCGAGGAGAGGTGGACCTTCCGCGTCTGGAAAGGCTGTTGGACCACTTGGATCAAAAAGGGATTCGCTTTGTTATTGCGACGGGAAATGAAATCCATCGCATGCGCCAGCTCTTGGGTCCTTTGGTCAAGCGGGTGACTCTGGTCGTAGCCAACGGAGCTCGGATTTTTGAGGATGACCAGATGATTCTAGGAAAATTCTGGGATCGAGAACTAGTAGAGGCGGTTCTTGCTTTTTTTAAGGGGCGGGAAATTTCAGACCAGCTGGTTGTGTCAGCAGTTAATGGTGGCTTTGTCAAGGAAGGAACGGTCTTTACGGAAGTTGAAAAATTCATGCAGCCGGAAGTGATTGAAGCCTTGTACAAGCGGATGAAGTTTGTTCCGGAATTGACAGCAGATCAATTTGACCAGGTGCTTAAAATGAGCTTGGTGGTTGGCTTGGATCGTCTTGATCAAGTGAGTCAGGAAGTCCAACAGGCTTTTGGAGATCAGCTCATGGCGGTTTCGAGCGGTTTTGGCAGCATGGATCTCTTACAAGCAGGTATTCACAAGGCTTGGGGACTGGCTCAATTAATGGAGAAATGGCAGCTTGATGCTAGTCAGGTCATGGCCTTTGGGGATAGTGGAAATGACATTGAAATGCTTGAAATGGCTGCTCACTCCTATGCGGTGGCCAATGCAGAAGCATCTGTCAAGGCTGTTGCCAAACACCTAGCACCGAGCCATCAAGAAGGTGGTGTCTACCAAGTGATCGAAGAGTATCTAGGATTGACCCCCTGGGAACAAGTGAAAGGAAAGAAGTAGATGGCGGTACAACTGTTAGAAGACTGGCTCTTAAAGGAGCAGGAGAAAATTTTAACAACCTATCGGGAGCTCAATCAAGCCCCTCTGAAGGAGCCTGGTTTGATCTTTATCGGAGACTCTATCGTAGAGTATTTCCCCATTCATGAACTATTACAAAGTCCCAAACACATGGTCAATCGAGGAGTGCGAGGCTATAAGACGGAACTCCTTCATAAGCATCTAGACGCTCATGTCTTTGGAACGGCGGTGGATCAGATCTTTCTCTTGATCGGGACCAATGATATCGGAAAAGAAATTCCTCAAAAGGAAACCTTAGACAATGTAGAAGCGGTCTTACAGGCGATCATGCGGGATTTTCCCCTAACTCACATCAACCTGATCTCGGTTTTACCGGTGAGTCAAGAAGAGCGCTACAAACAAAAGGTCTATGTCCGGACCAATGAAAAAATTCAAGCCCTCAATCAGGCCTATCAAGAATTGGCCCAAGCCTACCACCAGGTCAGCTATGTCGATGTGTATTCGTCTTTATTGGATGAAGTGGGGCAGTTAGCAGAAGCCTATACGACAGATGGCCTCCATCTAAGTGTGGCCGGGTATCGCATCCTAGCCCAAGCTCTGCATGAGATAGTATAGAGATAAAAATAGGGAGCGAAAAAAGCCCAACCAGACAAATCTTCAAAGGAAGCTTTCAGATTGAAGATAAAGTCCTCTTAGAAACTTTCCTTAGGTGAGTTACGGACGTCAGCGAACTTCGTAGAAGTTCCATGACTTAGTTTTGGACCTAAGGTTCCAAAACTCCCGTGTGCCTGAAACATAATTGTTTCAGGCACTTTTCTCACAGCGGAAAGTTTCAATAGATGCTTTGATGGTTCTTATAATTGAAATTATTTCTATTTATTTTTAGAGCTCTTTAGATGATTTTTTGTAAAAACAGATTGTCTACCTTCCCCTATTTCCAAGAGGAAATTTTTTTATCTTTTTAGGTTGACAAATGTAAATCTTAGGTGTAAAATAGCATCATAAGATTTACAAATGTAGATTTTGAAAGGAGAAGCCATGCAAATTTCTAATGCGGAATGGCGCATCATGAAGATTATCTGGATGGAAGGCAAGCAGACCAGCACGGATTTGATCGCCGTCTTGTCCGAGCGCTTTGACTGGTCGAAGTCGACCATCAAGACTCTCTTAACCCGCTTGGTGGAGAAAGGATGTTTAACGAGAGAAAAATCTGGTAAAGCCTTTGTCTATTCGGCACTGTTGACGCAGGACCAGAGTTTAGACTTGGTGGTTGAAGATGTGAAAGACAAGGTTTGCTCAAAAAGAATTGTCCAGGTGATCGAGAACTTAATTGAGGAGAGTGATTTTACGCTAGCAGATCTTAATCACTTGCAGCTGGTCATTGAAGGAAAGAAAGCAGAGGCTGTCGAAACAGTCCGCTGTAATTGTATGTAATAGAAAGAAGGAAATTCCATGTTTGGATTGTTGATTAGTATCATTTGTTTGCTTTTGGTTGTCTTTATTGCCTGGTGGTTTTTTGCAGACCATAAAAAGGAAAGCGGCTACGCTCGTCAGAAATCAGGTTATCAAGAAATTGAAGTCGAAGTCATGGGGGGCTATTCGCCTGAAACCATTGTCCTGAAAAAGAATGTTCCAGCTCGGATCATCTTTAATCGCAAGGATCCATCTTCATGTCTGGCTCAAGTGATCTTTCCAGATTTTGGCGTTCATGAAGATTTGCCTTTAGGTGAAAAACATGTCATTGAAATTACGCCAGAAAAAGCGGGCGAATATG
The DNA window shown above is from Streptococcus sp. S1 and carries:
- a CDS encoding Cof-type HAD-IIB family hydrolase, with the protein product MIKLIATDMDGTLLDERGEVDLPRLERLLDHLDQKGIRFVIATGNEIHRMRQLLGPLVKRVTLVVANGARIFEDDQMILGKFWDRELVEAVLAFFKGREISDQLVVSAVNGGFVKEGTVFTEVEKFMQPEVIEALYKRMKFVPELTADQFDQVLKMSLVVGLDRLDQVSQEVQQAFGDQLMAVSSGFGSMDLLQAGIHKAWGLAQLMEKWQLDASQVMAFGDSGNDIEMLEMAAHSYAVANAEASVKAVAKHLAPSHQEGGVYQVIEEYLGLTPWEQVKGKK
- a CDS encoding SGNH/GDSL hydrolase family protein, with the protein product MAVQLLEDWLLKEQEKILTTYRELNQAPLKEPGLIFIGDSIVEYFPIHELLQSPKHMVNRGVRGYKTELLHKHLDAHVFGTAVDQIFLLIGTNDIGKEIPQKETLDNVEAVLQAIMRDFPLTHINLISVLPVSQEERYKQKVYVRTNEKIQALNQAYQELAQAYHQVSYVDVYSSLLDEVGQLAEAYTTDGLHLSVAGYRILAQALHEIV
- a CDS encoding cupredoxin domain-containing protein, giving the protein MFGLLISIICLLLVVFIAWWFFADHKKESGYARQKSGYQEIEVEVMGGYSPETIVLKKNVPARIIFNRKDPSSCLAQVIFPDFGVHEDLPLGEKHVIEITPEKAGEYGYSCGMNMMHGHMIVE
- a CDS encoding CopY/TcrY family copper transport repressor, whose protein sequence is MQISNAEWRIMKIIWMEGKQTSTDLIAVLSERFDWSKSTIKTLLTRLVEKGCLTREKSGKAFVYSALLTQDQSLDLVVEDVKDKVCSKRIVQVIENLIEESDFTLADLNHLQLVIEGKKAEAVETVRCNCM